In a genomic window of Corynebacterium coyleae:
- a CDS encoding HNH endonuclease signature motif containing protein: MNSFEVLVQAMSAAALETLADFDLDVALASGFAPDRARAWSRLRDVYFGRTKFTRKQKTASSLARGFSLDELALIERRIAPVKDASQRWALRLALLEVEGGYRAIEAAARTLVPADEKPAVDAAKFGPSRNGKRTLHLTYDEREISDMEHAGRLGIDQDRPAAPQIAENLIGIFFGEGKVATAAPRPTVLVPLPDYLRILDGSGDDVILAMTDGTTMTGAEFLAAQFGDALEVAAFHPQAGAVNLYRTQRLANQKQRDLAKLVSPVCAFPGCRHGADNCELHHVEAWRHGGETNIGNLAPLCRYHNRVNDDDPWRKKRGRIVMVRGAPVWISPRGYPVKNTNRGAMNQLFGEAFPT; this comes from the coding sequence ATGAATTCGTTCGAGGTGTTAGTGCAGGCGATGTCGGCCGCAGCGTTAGAGACGCTGGCTGACTTCGACCTTGATGTTGCACTCGCCTCGGGCTTCGCACCGGACCGGGCGCGGGCGTGGTCGCGGCTGCGGGATGTGTATTTCGGTCGCACCAAGTTCACGCGCAAACAAAAGACAGCCAGTTCTTTAGCGCGAGGTTTCTCCCTCGACGAGCTGGCGCTGATCGAGCGTCGCATCGCACCGGTCAAGGATGCCTCCCAGCGGTGGGCGCTGCGCCTTGCCTTACTTGAGGTCGAAGGTGGCTACCGGGCGATTGAGGCTGCGGCCCGCACGTTGGTGCCGGCAGATGAGAAGCCTGCGGTGGATGCGGCGAAGTTCGGTCCGTCGCGAAACGGCAAACGCACCCTGCACCTAACCTATGACGAGCGGGAGATCTCCGACATGGAACACGCTGGGCGTCTCGGGATTGATCAGGATCGTCCGGCTGCACCCCAGATTGCCGAGAATTTGATTGGGATCTTCTTCGGCGAGGGCAAAGTCGCTACCGCAGCACCTCGCCCGACGGTGTTGGTGCCGCTGCCGGACTACCTGCGCATCCTGGACGGCTCGGGCGACGACGTCATCCTTGCTATGACCGATGGCACGACGATGACGGGTGCGGAGTTTCTCGCCGCCCAGTTCGGTGATGCGCTTGAGGTGGCGGCGTTTCACCCGCAGGCCGGTGCGGTGAATCTGTATCGCACGCAGCGTTTGGCGAATCAGAAGCAGCGCGATCTGGCCAAGTTGGTCTCGCCGGTGTGTGCGTTTCCTGGCTGTCGTCACGGAGCAGACAACTGCGAGTTACACCATGTGGAGGCGTGGCGGCATGGTGGGGAGACCAATATTGGCAACCTGGCGCCGCTATGCAGGTATCACAACCGGGTCAATGATGATGACCCGTGGCGTAAGAAACGCGGCCGGATCGTCATGGTGCGGGGTGCCCCAGTATGGATTTCGCCCCGCGGGTATCCGGTGAAAAACACCAACCGCGGGGCAATGAACCAACTATTTGGCGAGGCGTTCCCGACGTAG
- a CDS encoding type 1 glutamine amidotransferase: protein MPKLTIGLVLPDVLGTYGDDGNALVLRERARLRGFDAHIERFLLNDDIPATCDIYTLGGGEDAAQLIAATRLSASPGLQAAAADGRPVFAVCAGLQVLGHTFRAHGEEVEGVGLLDITTSPLKTRATGELLSEPTRAGITAELTESLTGFENHMGATVLGPEAEALGVVTRGVGNGVGVAGSTDEELVDGVVQGSVIATYMHGPALARNPQLADVLIARALDVPLAELAPLDLEDVAQLRRERLAK from the coding sequence GTGCCTAAACTCACCATTGGTCTTGTGTTGCCCGACGTGTTGGGCACCTACGGCGATGATGGCAATGCGTTGGTGTTGCGTGAGCGTGCGCGTTTGCGTGGTTTCGATGCGCACATCGAGCGCTTCTTGCTTAACGACGACATCCCCGCCACCTGCGACATCTACACCCTTGGCGGTGGCGAGGACGCCGCCCAGTTAATCGCTGCTACCCGTTTGAGCGCCTCGCCGGGGCTGCAGGCGGCTGCCGCGGATGGGCGACCGGTCTTCGCGGTGTGCGCCGGCCTGCAGGTGTTGGGGCATACGTTCCGTGCGCACGGCGAGGAGGTTGAGGGCGTGGGTCTGTTGGACATCACCACGTCCCCGTTGAAGACCCGTGCGACGGGCGAACTCCTGTCCGAGCCGACACGTGCCGGCATCACCGCCGAACTGACCGAGTCGCTGACCGGCTTTGAGAACCACATGGGCGCGACCGTGCTCGGGCCTGAGGCGGAAGCGCTGGGTGTGGTGACGCGCGGCGTCGGTAATGGCGTCGGTGTCGCAGGCTCCACCGACGAAGAGTTGGTTGACGGCGTGGTGCAGGGCAGCGTGATCGCCACGTACATGCACGGTCCGGCGCTCGCGCGGAACCCGCAGTTGGCGGATGTGCTCATTGCACGCGCACTGGACGTGCCGCTTGCGGAGTTGGCTCCGCTTGATCTCGAGGATGTTGCCCAACTACGTCGGGAACGCCTCGCCAAATAG
- a CDS encoding Mur ligase family protein: MQGPISRARARLATTAANLATAASRATGRGAGGMIGGLVAGAIDPNIMATLGRGRPTVLVTGTNGKSTTTRMLAGAVRTKHTVATNDGGDNMDAGIISALLAGKDAEAIVLECDELHVPKVAERLQPKAFVLLNLTRDQLDRVGEINSIERALRAAVMAHPEAVVVANCDDVLISSIAYDHPNVIWVAAGAGWLGDSVTNPRSGGHVVRSSVTHDEETDWYAVEPLPDGREFRRPTPQYTVTDNALQTPQGAAVLDLKLPGRANRGNAAQAIACAVEAFGVPLDDAVRAASEVDNVAGRYTTVHLGEHDIHLLLAKNPAGWQEALSMVDRDADGVVIAVNAKQGDGEDVSWLWDVKFEDFGDTHVIASGERATDLAVRLTYGGIDHERIPDPVEAIRACPPGRVEVLANYTALLNLRRALSKQEDYRA, encoded by the coding sequence ATGCAAGGACCCATCTCCCGAGCCCGGGCACGCCTAGCGACGACCGCAGCCAACCTCGCCACCGCAGCCTCCCGCGCCACCGGACGCGGCGCCGGCGGCATGATCGGCGGCCTCGTCGCAGGCGCGATCGACCCAAACATCATGGCCACCCTCGGCCGCGGCCGCCCCACCGTGCTGGTCACCGGCACCAACGGCAAATCCACCACCACCCGCATGCTCGCCGGCGCCGTGCGCACAAAGCACACCGTGGCCACCAACGACGGCGGCGACAACATGGACGCCGGCATCATCTCCGCTTTGCTCGCCGGCAAGGACGCGGAGGCCATCGTGCTCGAGTGCGACGAACTGCACGTCCCCAAAGTTGCCGAGCGTCTGCAGCCGAAAGCGTTCGTCCTGCTGAACCTCACGCGCGACCAGTTAGACCGCGTCGGGGAGATCAACTCCATCGAACGCGCGCTACGTGCGGCGGTGATGGCGCATCCGGAGGCGGTAGTCGTCGCTAATTGTGACGACGTGCTCATCTCCTCGATCGCCTACGACCACCCCAACGTCATCTGGGTCGCAGCGGGCGCCGGCTGGCTCGGCGACTCCGTGACCAACCCACGCTCCGGCGGGCACGTCGTGCGTTCCTCCGTCACGCACGACGAAGAAACTGACTGGTACGCCGTCGAACCCCTCCCCGACGGCCGCGAATTCCGCCGCCCCACCCCGCAGTACACCGTCACCGACAACGCCCTGCAAACCCCGCAAGGCGCAGCGGTACTCGACCTGAAACTGCCCGGACGTGCGAACCGGGGCAACGCTGCCCAAGCCATCGCGTGTGCCGTCGAAGCCTTCGGGGTGCCGCTCGACGATGCGGTGCGCGCCGCCAGCGAAGTGGACAACGTCGCCGGTCGCTACACCACCGTCCACCTCGGCGAACACGACATCCACCTGCTGCTGGCCAAGAATCCCGCCGGCTGGCAGGAGGCGCTGTCCATGGTGGACCGTGACGCCGACGGCGTGGTCATCGCCGTCAACGCCAAGCAGGGCGACGGCGAGGACGTCTCGTGGCTGTGGGACGTCAAGTTTGAGGATTTCGGCGACACCCACGTCATCGCCTCGGGCGAGCGCGCCACCGACCTTGCGGTGCGCCTGACGTATGGCGGCATTGACCACGAGCGCATCCCCGACCCCGTGGAGGCGATTCGCGCCTGCCCTCCGGGTCGCGTGGAGGTGTTGGCCAACTACACGGCGTTGCTGAATCTGCGCCGCGCGCTGTCGAAGCAGGAGGATTACCGTGCCTAA
- a CDS encoding exonuclease domain-containing protein: MSDYPFVAVFVQATGIHPATARLLTIDAVTFDASGRIGEDFHAVINPGTDPGPAHTHGLTPHDFAQAPRFSRHLRTLDKLLDGRTLIVHDTPTTWGFIVSEAKRAMNAAARANRSRRGRGNKRRQRVGHVPRPEMIVDVLASSQRNGHIPTDTRINAVANMIGVASPPATASLERAQVPEAEFSREQTLKLIAMYLHMADNPATYNPADLTGDKFGLQRSAIRVDAEKAPALTANPGPLDEDGLKPGMEFVISDDISRNPDDLIDAAMRAGLTYREKLTRETSVAVSDAKLRGAELRGKAMHADRKNIPVVSGDEFARLLGDMTPAE, translated from the coding sequence ATGAGTGACTACCCCTTCGTCGCAGTATTCGTGCAGGCAACCGGCATCCACCCGGCCACCGCACGCCTGCTCACCATCGACGCAGTCACCTTCGACGCCTCCGGCCGCATCGGCGAAGACTTCCACGCCGTGATCAACCCCGGCACCGACCCCGGCCCCGCCCACACCCACGGCCTCACCCCACACGACTTCGCCCAAGCACCACGCTTCTCCCGCCACCTGCGCACACTGGACAAACTTCTCGACGGCCGCACCCTCATCGTCCACGACACCCCCACCACCTGGGGCTTCATCGTCTCCGAAGCAAAACGCGCCATGAACGCCGCCGCCCGCGCCAACCGCTCACGCCGCGGCCGAGGCAACAAACGACGCCAACGCGTCGGACACGTGCCGCGGCCGGAGATGATTGTGGACGTGCTGGCGTCGTCGCAACGCAATGGCCACATCCCCACAGACACCCGCATCAACGCAGTCGCCAACATGATTGGCGTCGCATCCCCACCCGCAACCGCCTCGCTCGAACGCGCGCAGGTCCCCGAAGCCGAATTCTCCCGCGAACAAACCCTCAAACTCATCGCCATGTACCTCCACATGGCCGACAACCCCGCCACCTACAACCCCGCCGACCTCACCGGCGACAAATTCGGCCTCCAACGCAGCGCCATACGCGTCGACGCCGAAAAAGCCCCCGCACTCACCGCCAACCCCGGCCCGCTCGACGAAGACGGTCTCAAACCCGGCATGGAATTCGTCATCTCCGACGACATCAGCCGCAACCCCGACGACCTCATCGACGCCGCCATGCGCGCAGGCCTGACCTACCGCGAAAAACTCACCCGCGAAACCTCCGTCGCCGTCTCCGACGCCAAACTCCGCGGCGCCGAACTCCGCGGCAAAGCCATGCACGCCGACCGCAAAAACATCCCCGTCGTCTCCGGCGACGAATTCGCCCGCCTACTAGGAGACATGACCCCCGCAGAGTAG
- the leuA gene encoding 2-isopropylmalate synthase, protein MSDFFAPREIQTPSGPRNEGQPAWNKQRGSQMPVDRYLTFAQEVEDITLPDRTWPDKKITHAPQWCAVDLRDGNQALIDPMSPERKRRMFNLLVEMGFKEIEVGFPSASQTDFDFVREIIEKDMIPDDVTIQVLVQAREHLIRRTFEACAGAKNVIVHFYNSTSKLQRRVVFRKDRDQIKALATDAAELIKTISADYPDTNWRWEYSPESFTGTELEFAKEVCDAVVAKMGATPDNPMIINLPATVEMITPNVYADSIEWMHRNLANREAVILSLHPHNDRGTGVAAAELGYLAGGDRIEGCLFGNGERTGNVDLITLGLNMLTQGVDPQIDFSDISRIRDVVEYCNQLRVPERHPYGGDLVFTAFSGSHQDAINKGLDALAQTVRPDATSEDVTWDELRDTTWEVPYLPIDPKDVGRTYEAVIRVNSQSGKGGVAYIMKTDHGINMPRAMQPEFSAVVQNITDSEGGEVNSKNMWDIFAQTYLDLDTPLDLASYHIDAAEEDGEDTRVSAVVAYEGARREVQGSGNGPIAAFANALEQIGIDFEVQDYSQRARTAGDDADAACYIYADVDGTSAWGVGIAGSTTRASLEAIVSAVNRSYVKN, encoded by the coding sequence ATGTCCGACTTCTTTGCACCCCGCGAAATCCAAACCCCATCCGGCCCACGCAACGAAGGCCAGCCCGCCTGGAACAAGCAGCGCGGCTCCCAGATGCCCGTCGACCGCTACCTGACGTTCGCCCAAGAGGTAGAAGACATCACCCTGCCGGACCGCACCTGGCCCGACAAGAAAATCACCCACGCGCCACAGTGGTGCGCCGTTGACCTGCGCGACGGCAACCAAGCCCTGATCGACCCCATGAGCCCCGAACGCAAGCGCCGCATGTTCAACCTGCTGGTGGAAATGGGCTTCAAGGAGATCGAGGTCGGCTTCCCCTCCGCATCGCAGACGGACTTTGATTTCGTGCGCGAGATCATCGAAAAGGACATGATTCCCGACGACGTCACCATCCAGGTCCTCGTCCAAGCCCGCGAACACCTCATCCGCCGCACGTTCGAAGCCTGCGCGGGTGCGAAGAACGTCATCGTTCACTTCTACAACTCCACCTCCAAACTGCAACGCCGCGTGGTCTTCCGCAAGGACCGCGACCAGATCAAAGCCCTGGCCACCGACGCCGCCGAACTGATCAAAACCATCTCCGCCGACTACCCCGACACCAACTGGCGCTGGGAATACTCCCCCGAATCCTTCACGGGCACCGAGCTGGAGTTTGCGAAGGAGGTCTGTGACGCGGTCGTCGCAAAGATGGGTGCCACGCCAGACAACCCGATGATCATCAACCTGCCCGCCACCGTGGAAATGATCACCCCCAACGTCTACGCCGACTCCATCGAATGGATGCACCGCAACCTGGCCAACCGCGAGGCCGTGATCCTGTCGCTGCACCCCCACAACGACCGCGGCACCGGCGTCGCCGCAGCCGAACTCGGCTACCTCGCCGGCGGCGACCGCATCGAAGGCTGCCTGTTCGGCAACGGCGAGCGCACCGGCAACGTCGACCTGATCACTCTCGGCCTGAACATGCTCACCCAAGGCGTCGACCCCCAAATCGACTTCTCCGACATCTCCCGCATCCGCGACGTCGTCGAATACTGCAACCAACTGCGCGTACCCGAACGCCACCCATACGGCGGCGACCTCGTCTTCACCGCATTCTCCGGCTCCCACCAAGACGCGATTAACAAGGGCCTCGACGCACTCGCCCAAACCGTACGCCCCGACGCCACCAGCGAAGACGTCACCTGGGACGAACTGCGCGACACCACCTGGGAAGTGCCCTACCTGCCAATCGACCCCAAGGACGTCGGCCGCACCTACGAAGCCGTCATTCGCGTCAACTCCCAATCCGGCAAGGGCGGCGTCGCCTACATCATGAAAACCGACCACGGCATCAACATGCCGCGTGCCATGCAGCCCGAATTCTCCGCCGTGGTGCAAAACATCACCGACTCCGAAGGCGGCGAAGTCAACTCCAAGAACATGTGGGACATCTTCGCCCAGACGTACCTCGACCTGGACACCCCGCTGGACCTGGCGTCCTACCACATCGATGCCGCCGAAGAAGACGGCGAAGACACGCGCGTGTCGGCGGTGGTGGCCTACGAAGGGGCTCGTCGAGAAGTGCAGGGCTCCGGCAACGGCCCCATCGCGGCGTTCGCCAACGCACTCGAGCAAATCGGCATTGACTTCGAAGTGCAGGACTACTCGCAACGCGCCCGCACCGCAGGCGACGACGCCGACGCAGCCTGCTACATCTACGCCGACGTCGACGGCACCTCCGCCTGGGGCGTAGGCATTGCCGGCTCCACCACACGTGCCTCGCTTGAAGCGATCGTGTCGGCTGTGAACCGCTCCTACGTCAAGAACTAG
- a CDS encoding DMT family transporter: MHSIFLAVVFALLSAATMAAGTVWRHRIMRDGSSVVKSMRRPAWWASMGLAFLAYGFQAAALAFGTLLVVQPILALSLMLTLVFSARAEHRRMHQAEAFWAIVLTASVASVIVFGRPIPGEREPATWEWATVVGVGAVVSILALAIASRRRPNTRALIDGIICGAMFGFQAVFSKVAVDAFVHGGISGLLASWQLWAMLVAATAGTIVQQYAFAAGNLATSLPASKIVEPLLAFSLSLTLLGESFRHQSVLGYVLVGSSISVMLISAAFLTRVSIK, from the coding sequence GTGCATAGTATTTTTCTCGCCGTTGTCTTCGCGCTGCTTTCCGCGGCGACGATGGCGGCGGGCACCGTGTGGCGACACCGGATCATGCGTGACGGCAGTTCGGTGGTGAAGTCCATGCGTCGGCCGGCGTGGTGGGCGTCGATGGGGCTGGCGTTTCTCGCCTACGGTTTCCAGGCCGCGGCGTTAGCGTTTGGCACCCTGCTGGTAGTGCAGCCGATCCTGGCGCTCTCCCTCATGCTCACGCTGGTGTTTTCGGCGCGCGCGGAGCATCGCCGGATGCACCAGGCGGAGGCGTTTTGGGCGATCGTCCTCACCGCGAGTGTGGCGAGTGTGATCGTGTTCGGCCGCCCCATCCCCGGCGAGCGTGAGCCCGCGACCTGGGAGTGGGCCACCGTGGTGGGGGTCGGTGCGGTGGTCTCGATACTTGCCCTCGCCATTGCTTCTCGACGACGCCCCAACACCCGCGCACTCATCGACGGCATCATCTGCGGCGCCATGTTCGGCTTCCAGGCCGTGTTCTCCAAGGTGGCGGTGGACGCGTTCGTCCACGGCGGCATCTCTGGGCTGCTCGCCTCCTGGCAACTGTGGGCGATGCTGGTCGCGGCGACCGCCGGCACCATCGTGCAGCAATACGCCTTCGCCGCCGGCAACCTGGCCACCTCCCTGCCAGCCTCCAAGATCGTCGAACCCCTGCTGGCGTTCTCGCTCAGTCTGACGTTGCTGGGTGAAAGCTTCAGGCACCAGTCGGTGCTTGGGTACGTGTTGGTGGGGTCGTCGATAAGCGTGATGCTCATCTCCGCGGCGTTCCTCACACGCGTTTCCATAAAGTGA
- a CDS encoding aspartate kinase, with product MALIVQKYGGSSLESAERINAVARRIVETRRAGNDVVVVCSAMGDTTDELLDLAAQVNPTPPAREMDMLLTAGERISNSLVAMAVDALGEKVQSFTGSQAGVITTERHGNARIIEVTPGRVKEAIDEGNIAIVAGFQGVNRETKDVTTLGRGGSDTTAVALAAALNADECEIYSDVDGVYTADPRIVADARKLDKLCFEEMLELAASGSKILVLRSVEYARAFNVPLRVRSSYSNDTGTLVAGALEDIPMEEAVLTGVATDDSEGKITILGITDEVGEAAKVFRALADAEVNIDMVIQNISNIEDNKTDITFTLPKANGAATMELLRAMQVNEGWDDITYDDEIGKVSLVGAGMKSHPGVTADFCDALRDAGINIEMITTSEIRITAVVRKADVAEAARAIHSKFDLGGDEPAVVYAGTGR from the coding sequence ATGGCACTGATTGTCCAGAAATACGGAGGATCTTCGTTAGAAAGCGCCGAGCGCATCAACGCGGTCGCCCGGCGCATTGTGGAGACGCGCCGGGCAGGCAACGATGTGGTGGTGGTCTGCTCGGCAATGGGTGACACCACCGACGAACTGCTCGACCTGGCAGCACAGGTCAACCCGACCCCGCCCGCGCGCGAGATGGACATGCTGCTCACCGCAGGCGAGCGCATCTCCAACTCGCTGGTCGCCATGGCGGTCGACGCGCTGGGGGAGAAGGTGCAGTCCTTTACCGGCTCCCAGGCCGGCGTGATCACCACGGAGCGCCACGGCAACGCCCGCATCATCGAGGTCACGCCCGGGCGTGTGAAGGAAGCTATCGACGAGGGCAACATCGCCATCGTCGCCGGCTTCCAGGGCGTGAACCGTGAAACGAAGGACGTCACCACGCTTGGCCGCGGCGGCTCCGACACCACCGCCGTCGCGCTCGCCGCCGCATTGAACGCCGACGAGTGCGAGATCTACTCGGACGTCGACGGCGTCTACACCGCAGACCCGCGCATCGTGGCCGACGCCCGCAAACTGGACAAGCTCTGCTTCGAGGAGATGCTCGAGCTGGCCGCCAGCGGTTCCAAAATTCTTGTACTGCGCAGCGTCGAGTACGCGCGTGCCTTTAACGTGCCCCTGCGGGTGCGCTCGTCTTACAGCAACGACACCGGCACCCTGGTCGCCGGAGCATTGGAGGATATCCCCATGGAAGAAGCAGTTCTCACCGGTGTGGCCACCGACGATTCGGAAGGCAAGATCACCATCCTGGGCATCACCGACGAGGTGGGCGAGGCCGCCAAGGTGTTCCGTGCGCTCGCGGACGCTGAGGTGAACATCGACATGGTGATCCAGAACATCTCCAACATCGAGGACAACAAGACGGACATCACCTTCACCCTGCCGAAGGCCAACGGCGCCGCCACCATGGAACTGCTGCGCGCCATGCAGGTCAACGAGGGTTGGGACGACATTACGTACGACGACGAGATCGGCAAGGTATCGCTCGTCGGCGCCGGCATGAAGTCTCACCCGGGTGTGACCGCTGATTTCTGCGACGCGCTGCGCGACGCGGGCATCAACATCGAGATGATCACCACCTCCGAGATCCGCATCACCGCCGTGGTGCGCAAGGCCGACGTGGCCGAGGCGGCGCGTGCGATCCACTCGAAGTTTGACCTCGGCGGCGACGAGCCGGCCGTGGTGTACGCAGGCACTGGACGTTAA
- a CDS encoding aspartate-semialdehyde dehydrogenase, whose translation MTTLAVVGATGQVGRVMRDILTERNFPADKVRFFASPRSAGTTIAFRGEDIVVEDLTQVTEESVADVDIALFSAGGSTSREWAPVFAAAGATVVDNSSAWRKDTDVPLVVSEVNPETVKNLAKGIIANPNCTTMAAMPVLKPLHDDATLRTLRVSSYQAVSGSGLAGVDTLANQVAELGDPHVLVRDGATDKNKDFGPYVAPIAFNALPLAGSIVDDGTLETDEEQKLRNESRRILDIPELKVAGTCVRIPVFTGHTMVVHAEFEKEITPERAAEVLEGAPGVRVVEVPTPREATGIDDSLVGRIRQDQTIDGNRGLVFVVSGDNLRKGAALNTIQIAELLV comes from the coding sequence ATGACCACGCTTGCTGTTGTTGGCGCGACTGGCCAGGTTGGCCGCGTGATGCGCGATATCCTCACCGAACGTAACTTCCCGGCGGATAAGGTGCGCTTCTTTGCGTCGCCACGCTCTGCCGGTACGACGATTGCGTTCCGTGGCGAGGACATCGTCGTCGAGGACCTCACACAGGTCACGGAGGAGTCCGTCGCGGACGTCGACATTGCCCTGTTTTCCGCCGGTGGTTCCACGTCGCGCGAGTGGGCGCCCGTGTTCGCCGCAGCTGGTGCGACCGTGGTGGATAACTCCTCAGCGTGGCGCAAGGACACCGACGTCCCGCTCGTCGTGTCTGAAGTGAACCCGGAGACGGTGAAGAACTTGGCCAAGGGCATCATCGCCAATCCGAACTGCACCACCATGGCCGCGATGCCGGTGCTCAAGCCGCTTCACGACGACGCCACCCTGCGCACCCTGCGCGTCTCCTCCTACCAGGCCGTCTCTGGTTCGGGGCTCGCTGGTGTGGACACGTTGGCCAACCAGGTCGCCGAGTTGGGCGACCCGCACGTGCTGGTGCGCGACGGTGCCACCGACAAGAACAAGGATTTCGGCCCGTACGTCGCCCCGATCGCGTTTAACGCCCTGCCGTTGGCGGGCTCGATTGTCGACGACGGCACCCTCGAAACCGACGAAGAACAAAAACTGCGCAACGAATCCCGCCGCATCCTGGACATCCCGGAACTCAAGGTCGCAGGCACCTGCGTGCGCATCCCGGTGTTCACGGGGCACACGATGGTGGTGCACGCGGAGTTTGAGAAGGAGATCACCCCGGAGCGTGCCGCCGAGGTGCTCGAGGGCGCGCCGGGTGTGCGCGTCGTCGAGGTGCCCACCCCGCGTGAGGCAACGGGTATCGACGACTCGCTTGTCGGCCGCATCCGCCAGGATCAGACCATCGACGGCAACCGCGGCCTTGTGTTCGTGGTCTCCGGCGACAACCTGCGCAAGGGTGCCGCGCTGAACACGATCCAGATCGCCGAGTTGCTGGTCTAG
- a CDS encoding YkvI family membrane protein, which translates to MLKKALLISAAFIGTVVGAGFASGQEAMLYFSAFGTQGLWGAILSSALMLIAGVTILQLGSFFQAKEHMEVLGMISSKVMGWILDIATIVTLFSIGFVMFAGAGANLNQQFGLPVWIGAVLMLLMTLGFGMLDVDKVTGAIGALTPFLLIFVIVGCGWTLVNGHPDWDALNIAASNVETSLPNWWVAALNYTGLNIICVTSMAIVIGGNQLDTRAAGLGGLLGGVGYLVMLILLALSLLVKIETVEGDDMPLLTLITELNPTMGTIMALVIFGMIFATSLSMFYALGKRLARGREERFRLIFVAACLIGFALSFVGFQSLVSTVYPILGYLGILLITVMTLAWLRGIPKLRKEGDRRRRALELTRKKMDPSERFTKNEERELEYITSKSNVDEEELVEALEEEVAQELLDDDEIDYDEEDRESPSDLVYISYTEPVSAEEYKANPDEPWNDSTVDDMIAAEEAAEAAEREEEERRL; encoded by the coding sequence ATGCTGAAAAAAGCCTTACTTATCTCTGCCGCGTTCATCGGCACCGTGGTCGGCGCAGGCTTCGCGTCCGGCCAGGAGGCCATGCTGTACTTTTCCGCCTTCGGCACCCAGGGCCTGTGGGGAGCGATCCTCTCCTCCGCCCTCATGCTGATCGCAGGCGTAACCATCCTCCAGCTCGGCTCGTTCTTCCAAGCCAAGGAGCATATGGAAGTGCTGGGCATGATTTCGTCGAAAGTCATGGGCTGGATCTTGGACATCGCCACCATTGTGACGCTGTTCTCCATCGGCTTTGTCATGTTCGCCGGTGCTGGTGCCAACCTCAACCAACAGTTCGGCCTGCCCGTGTGGATCGGCGCGGTGCTCATGCTGCTGATGACGCTTGGCTTCGGCATGCTGGACGTGGACAAGGTCACCGGCGCTATCGGTGCGCTGACCCCGTTCCTGCTCATCTTCGTCATCGTCGGCTGTGGCTGGACCCTGGTCAACGGCCACCCCGACTGGGACGCCCTCAACATCGCCGCATCCAACGTGGAGACGTCACTGCCGAATTGGTGGGTCGCCGCCCTGAACTACACGGGCCTGAACATCATCTGCGTGACGTCCATGGCCATCGTCATCGGCGGTAACCAACTGGACACCCGCGCTGCCGGCCTCGGCGGCCTGCTGGGCGGCGTGGGCTACCTGGTCATGCTGATCCTGCTGGCGCTGTCGCTGCTGGTGAAGATCGAGACCGTCGAAGGCGACGACATGCCGCTGCTCACCCTGATCACCGAACTCAACCCGACCATGGGCACCATCATGGCCCTAGTCATCTTCGGCATGATCTTCGCCACCTCGCTGAGCATGTTCTACGCCCTGGGCAAGCGCCTCGCCCGCGGCCGCGAAGAACGATTCCGCCTCATCTTCGTCGCCGCCTGCCTGATCGGCTTCGCGCTGTCGTTTGTGGGCTTCCAGTCGCTGGTGTCCACCGTTTACCCGATCCTGGGTTACCTGGGCATCCTGCTGATCACCGTGATGACCCTGGCGTGGCTTCGCGGCATCCCGAAACTGCGCAAGGAAGGCGACCGTCGCCGCCGCGCACTCGAACTGACGCGCAAGAAGATGGACCCGAGCGAGCGCTTTACCAAGAACGAGGAACGCGAACTCGAGTACATCACGTCCAAGTCCAACGTGGATGAAGAAGAGCTCGTCGAGGCACTCGAGGAGGAAGTTGCGCAAGAGCTTCTCGACGACGACGAGATCGACTACGACGAAGAAGACCGCGAAAGCCCCTCCGACCTGGTCTACATCTCCTACACGGAGCCCGTGTCGGCCGAGGAGTACAAGGCGAACCCGGACGAGCCGTGGAACGACAGCACCGTCGACGACATGATCGCCGCCGAGGAGGCAGCCGAAGCCGCCGAGCGCGAAGAGGAGGAGCGCCGCCTCTAG